A genomic stretch from Procambarus clarkii isolate CNS0578487 chromosome 14, FALCON_Pclarkii_2.0, whole genome shotgun sequence includes:
- the LOC138364689 gene encoding mucin-4-like: protein MWPLIFSEGSLQGLHCFLPPGPSLLPSTRAFTASFHLGLHCFLPPGPSLDTLHQGLHCFLPPGPSLDTLHQGLHCFLPPGPSLDTLHQGLHCFLPPGPSLDTLHQGLHCFLPPGPSLDTLHQGLHWTPSTSRTFTGHPPPGPSLLPSTWAFTGHPPPGPSLDTLHQGLHWTPSTRAFTGHPPPGPSLDTLHLQDLHWTPSTRAFTGHPPPPGPSLDTLHRGLHWTPSTGAFTGHPPPGPSLDTLHLQDLHWTPSTSRTFTGHPPPGPSLDTLHLDLHWTPSTRAFTGHPPPGPSLDTLHQGLHWTPSTGAFTGHPPPGPSLDTLHLQDLHWTPSTRAFTGHPPPPGPSLDTLHLDLHWTPSTRAFTGHPPPGPSLDTLHLQDLHWTPSTGAFTGHPPPGPSLDTLHRGLHWTPSTSRTFTGHPPPGPSLDTLHQGLHWTPSTRTFTGHPPPGPSLDTLHQGLHWTPSTRTFTGHPPPGPSLDTLHQGLHWTPSTGAFTGHPPPGPSLDTLHRGLHWTPSTGAFTGHPPPGPSLDTLHRGLHWTPSTRAFTGHPPPGPSLDTLHQGLHWTPSTRTFTGHPPPGPSLDTPHRGLHWTPSTRAFTGHPPPGPSLDTLHQGLHWTPSTRTFTGHPPPGPSLDTLHQDLHWTPST from the coding sequence ATGTGGCCACTCATTTTCAGTGAAGGCTCTCTACAGGGCCTTCACTGCTTCCTTCCACCAGGGCCTTCACTGCTTCCTTCCACCAGGGCCTTCACTGCTTCCTTCCACCTGGGCCTTCACTGCTTCCTTCCACCAGGGCCTTCACTGGACACCCTCCACCAGGGCCTTCACTGCTTCCTTCCACCTGGGCCTTCACTGGACACCCTCCACCAGGGCCTTCACTGCTTCCTTCCACCTGGGCCTTCACTGGACACCCTCCACCAGGGCCTTCACTGCTTCCTTCCACCTGGGCCTTCACTGGACACCCTCCACCAGGGCCTTCACTGCTTCCTTCCACCTGGGCCTTCACTGGACACCCTCCACCAGGGCCTTCACTGGACACCCTCCACCTCCAGGACCTTCACTGGACACCCTCCACCAGGGCCTTCACTGCTTCCTTCCACCTGGGCCTTCACTGGACACCCTCCACCAGGGCCTTCACTGGACACCCTCCACCAGGGCCTTCACTGGACACCCTCCACCAGGGCCTTCACTGGACACCCTCCACCAGGGCCTTCACTGGACACCCTCCACCTCCAGGACCTTCACTGGACACCCTCCACCAGGGCCTTCACTGGACACCCTCCACCTCCAGGACCTTCACTGGACACCCTCCACCGGGGCCTTCACTGGACACCCTCCACCGGGGCCTTCACTGGACACCCTCCACCAGGGCCTTCACTGGACACCCTCCACCTCCAGGACCTTCACTGGACACCCTCCACCTCCAGGACCTTCACTGGACACCCTCCACCAGGACCTTCACTGGACACCCTCCACCTGGACCTTCACTGGACACCCTCCACCAGGGCCTTCACTGGACACCCTCCACCTGGACCTTCACTGGACACCCTCCACCAGGGCCTTCACTGGACACCCTCCACCGGGGCCTTCACTGGACACCCTCCACCGGGGCCTTCACTGGACACCCTCCACCTCCAGGACCTTCACTGGACACCCTCCACCAGGGCCTTCACTGGACACCCTCCACCTCCAGGACCTTCACTGGACACCCTCCACCTGGACCTTCACTGGACACCCTCCACCAGGGCCTTCACTGGACACCCTCCACCGGGGCCTTCACTGGACACCCTCCACCTCCAGGACCTTCACTGGACACCCTCCACCGGGGCCTTCACTGGACACCCTCCACCGGGGCCTTCACTGGACACCCTCCACCGGGGCCTTCACTGGACACCCTCCACCTCCAGGACCTTCACTGGACACCCTCCACCAGGACCTTCACTGGACACCCTCCACCAGGGCCTTCACTGGACACCCTCCACCAGGACCTTCACTGGACACCCTCCACCTGGGCCTTCACTGGACACCCTCCACCAGGGCCTTCACTGGACACCCTCCACCAGGACCTTCACTGGACACCCTCCACCAGGGCCTTCACTGGACACCCTCCACCAGGGCCTTCACTGGACACCCTCCACCGGGGCCTTCACTGGACACCCTCCACCAGGACCTTCACTGGACACCCTCCACCGGGGCCTTCACTGGACACCCTCCACCGGGGCCTTCACTGGACACCCTCCACCGGGGCCTTCACTGGACACCCTCCACCGGGGCCTTCACTGGACACCCTCCACCAGGGCCTTCACTGGACACCCTCCACCAGGGCCTTCACTGGACACCCTCCACCAGGGCCTTCACTGGACACCCTCCACCAGGACCTTCACTGGACATCCTCCACCAGGACCTTCACTGGACACCCCCCACCGGGGCCTTCACTGGACACCCTCCACCAGGGCCTTCACTGGACACCCTCCACCAGGGCCTTCACTGGACACCCTCCACCAGGGCCTTCACTGGACACCCTCCACCAGGACCTTCACTGGACACCCTCCACCAGGACCTTCACTGGACACCCTCCACCAGGACCTTCACTGGACACCCTCCACCTAG